One window of the Vigna radiata var. radiata cultivar VC1973A chromosome 1, Vradiata_ver6, whole genome shotgun sequence genome contains the following:
- the LOC106766141 gene encoding uncharacterized protein LOC106766141: protein MEKTDSDDQLPPGWTVEVRVRKNGRKDKYYILPSSGLKFKSKVEVFRHIDNASNKDNASNKVSIQKISPNVVVEKAIAEGLPPGWVKKTRIATKGDTVRRDTYYIDPVSGYTFHSIEDAYRYLESGEIERNTLKPKDEDNNDTNLKDDKSPSASLTMKPTLSISMAQSSNLDTAPNYQQIPRSASSGEHMHMSDSNCVSNHGVVGTELTSSVPSRDENSDQKEVKVGFAESDLNSDCTNKDTQEKKLQENTETKQATEKVQTQHNQGRNKHKKQINLPRRSSKRLAGIKLDPVPELKTRNRSRRAAVKQPSEEETIIYVDKSPSSLHDDLAKQQLSDKDKECSTFSSLENNATVEECMRITENGNKVDAKLDYNLGFPLKELLTDPCIAFAIQTLTGLTFETSTNSQTSSELKDIQHSENSAVLGCEGQGKKCNDGLGDSVFSFPGSLVTSQEHASDAAKTDMKAKNENASPSSEKTLDMSWMDPCIEFAIKTLTDSIPLDSDQNPKNFLQQQLSSSGNQHTERTMSNVSLNNPYQTDYYCSQYFGSQKPMFSQSFVDPSLKHTRNIGIGNSAGTRLSHCGEGTGRNVC, encoded by the exons ATGGAGAAGACGGACTCCGATGACCAACTTCCACCAGGTTGGACTGTGGAAGTGAGAGTGAGAAAGAATGGTAGGAAAGACAAG TACTACATTCTCCCCTCAAGTGGACTAAAATTCAAATCCAAGGTGGAGGTATTTCGCCATATTGACAATGCTAGTAACAAAGACAATGCTAGTAACAAAGTCAGCATACAGAAAATCTCTCCCAAT GTTGTAGTTGAGAAAGCTATTGCAGAAGGGTTACCACCAGGATGGGTGAAAAAGACCAGAATTGCAACAAAAGGAGATACAGTTAGAAGAGACACG TACTACATCGACCCTGTAAGTGGGTATACATTCCACTCAATTGAAGATGCTTATCGCTATCTTGAATCTGGAGAGATAGAAAGGAACACACTCAAGCCAAAAGATGAAGACAACaatgatacaaatttaaaagatgACAAATCTCCT TCAGCAAGTCTGACCATGAAACCAACATTATCAATTAGCATGGCTCAGAGCTCAAATTTGGACACGGCACCAAATTACCAACAGATTCCAAGATCTGCTAGTTCTGGAGAACATATGCATATGTCCGACTCTAACTGTGTTTCCAATCATG gTGTGGTTGGAACTGAATTGACCAGTTCAGTTCCATCTCGGGATGAAAACTCAGATCAGAAAGAAGTGAAGGTTGGTTTTGCTGAAAGTGATTTGAATTCAGATTGCACTAACAAAGATACTCAAGAGAAGAAACTTCAAGAAAACACAGAGACAAAGCAAGCAACTGAAAAAGTGCAGACCCAACATAATCAGGGCAGAAACAAACACAAGAAACAGATCAATTTGCCTCGCCGTTCTTCAAAGCGTCTTGCTGGAATTAAGCTTGATCCTGTTCCAGAACTTAAAACAAGAAATCGATCACGTCGAGCAGCAGTTAAACAGCCAAGTGAGGAAGAAACCATCATATATGTAGATAAATCTCCCAGCAGCTTGCATGATGATCTAGCTAAACAACAACTAAGTGACAAGGATAAAGAATGCTCTACTTTTTCATCTCTGGAGAACAATGCTACTGTTGAAGAGTGTATGAGAATCACTGAAAATGGAAATAAAGTTGATGCAAAGTTAGATTACAACCTTGGCTTTCCCCTCAAAGAACTGCTGACAGACCCTTGTATTGCATTTGCAATTCAAACTCTCACCGGCTTAACATTTGAGACCTCCACAAACTCACAAACTTCTTCTGAATTAAAAGACATCCAACATTCTGAAAACTCTGCAGTCTTAGGTTGTGAAGGACAAGGTAAGAAATGCAATGATGGATTAGGTGACAGTGTGTTCTCATTTCCAGGGAGCCTTGTTACTTCTCAAGAACACGCCAGTGATGCTGCCAAAACTGATATGAAAGCCAAGAATGAAAATGCATCACCATCTTCTGAAAAAACACTTGACATGTCATGGATGGATCCATGCATTGAATTTGCTATAAAAACTCTCACTGACTCCATCCCTTTAGACTCTGATCAAAACCCCAAGAACTTCCTTCAACAGCAGCTCAGTTCATCTGGTAACCAACACACTGAGAGGACAATGTCAAATGTCAGTTTAAATAATCCTTACCAAACTGACTACTATTGCAGCCAATACTTTGGCTCACAAAAGCCAATGTTTTCACAATCTTTTGTGGATCCATCATTGAAGCACACCAGAAATATTGGTATTGGAAATTCTGCTGGAACAAGACTCTCTCATTGTGGTGAAGGTACTGGAAGGAATGTTTGTTAG
- the LOC106766192 gene encoding carboxylesterase 1-like, protein MSHQHQQSIDPYRHLDLVLNPNGTLTRSRHIPITPPNSDPTLPILTKDITINPQNNTWLRLFLPQGALSSNAEHQKLPLIIFFHGSGFVVASAANTMFHHFCSAMSAAVPAVVASVEYRLAPEHRLPAAYDDAVEALEFVRNSQEEWLTKHADLGNCYIMGNSAGATIAYFAGLRVADTVRDLEPLKIQGLILRQVFFGGVQRCASEVRLENDGVLPLIVADLLWELALPVGVDRDHEYANPRAEKWVGKLGRVRDLGWRVLVSGNGGDPLIDREKELVEMLKEKGVEVVSDFEEEGCHGVEYSDESKAEKFIQVVKHFVSSSDV, encoded by the coding sequence ATGTCTCATCAACACCAGCAATCCATTGATCCCTATCGCCACCTCGATCTCGTTCTAAACCCTAACGGCACCCTCACTCGTTCACGTCACATTCCAATCACACCACCAAATTCAGACCCCACTCTCCCAATTCTCACCAAAGACATAACCATCAACCCACAAAACAACACCTGGCTACGTTTATTCTTGCCCCAAGGAGCACTATCCTCAAACGCAGAGCACCAGAAGCTGCCTCTCATAATTTTCTTCCACGGAAGCGGTTTCGTCGTGGCCAGCGCCGCCAACACCATGTTCCACCACTTCTGCTCCGCCATGTCCGCAGCCGTCCCCGCCGTCGTCGCCTCCGTGGAGTATCGCCTCGCCCCGGAGCACCGTCTCCCGGCAGCTTACGACGACGCAGTGGAAGCCTTGGAGTTTGTCAGAAACAGCCAGGAAGAGTGGCTGACGAAACACGCCGACTTAGGTAACTGTTATATCATGGGGAACAGTGCGGGAGCAACAATCGCCTACTTTGCGGGCCTACGTGTGGCCGACACGGTGCGTGATCTTGAGCCGTTGAAGATCCAAGGGCTCATATTGCGGCAGGTGTTTTTTGGTGGGGTCCAGAGGTGTGCGTCCGAGGTAAGGTTAGAGAACGACGGGGTTTTGCCGTTGATCGTAGCGGATTTGCTTTGGGAGTTGGCGCTCCCCGTTGGCGTTGACCGTGATCACGAGTATGCGAATCCGAGGGCTGAGAAGTGGGTTGGGAAATTGGGGAGAGTGAGGGATCTAGGGTGGAGGGTGTTGGTGAGTGGGAACGGTGGGGATCCGTTGATTGATCGTGAGAAAGAGTTGGTGGAGATGTTGAAAGAGAAGGGTGTGGAAGTGGTGAGTGATTTTGAGGAAGAAGGATGTCATGGGGTAGAGTATAGTGATGAATCAAAAGCTGAAAAATTCATTCAAGTAGTGAAACATTTCGTTTCCTCGAGTGATGTTTAG